One genomic window of Augochlora pura isolate Apur16 chromosome 5, APUR_v2.2.1, whole genome shotgun sequence includes the following:
- the Nak gene encoding numb-associated kinase isoform X1, with amino-acid sequence MKKLFSKIENTSKEPNSYLGKVFVVGRYTVTVEDVLAEGGFAIVFLVKSSNGRYALKRMYVNNEQDLNVCKREIQIASNLNGHKNIIGYVDSSISHIGGGVHELLLLMPYCKSQVLQMMNNRLQTGFTESEVLQIFCDVCEAVSRLHHCQTPIIHRDLKVENILYSDAGHYVLCDFGSATAKVLNPSVQGAAVVEEEIKKYTTLSYRAPEMVDMYSGESITTKADIWALGCLLYKLCFFTLPFGESMLAIQSGNFTIPDNSRYSRSLHCLIRYMLEPDPDSRPDIYQVSVIAFQIQGKECPVQNLHKVPTPVLESLPYPCTESENVKRASLVKTPKPSPVTTVEGTSVTPRQRPKGQVVSTGPISLSGQIVSQISGQGNQSQSQQQPQSQPQPQPQSQPSPQSQQQPQSQSQPQLQPQSQPQPQSQPQTASQTYIGQSVQQNVQSLAVNAKMAHQATPPTSFAQAPSGSFGQSQQGQQSQYSQSQNPIVGHSPVTVPEKSQFYFDSKTGSNVNEENLEALFPPSGYPDPFKDDTRTMPPPAKIPPPVAPKPAKSLPKVSSISSTSSCLPPMFPPVTPLASKLNIPVGSGMTAPPTAPPTLPKPVNKTESLSQHISLSTSPPDSPTVLSCVRHRRNVSDTSAFNKAFASETTQFLAPYEASVKSRSEDDTSPEVVTDIRPCLGTSASHVRIGELSSVIATEGRSLSADVANWNPFEDTQPFDQLTEDHIFGAEFDKIRRGSNTSISGVKSRESLVMTCTELPDDPFQSAPFSLPRGKKNKIGSKTAALAGDLSANGRSRVPLNQWNSGINCVEVDENKILLTNSAASPPFVQAPMEDRSKYEKLTFVAGDMSSDSDKEVTQQRIKQKRKRAKNVLRRNMKKVQETSNLMNKVDANVNVNGLDKSSYGKLENQRSRKDRGCESTRQQTVRDNDNDKQDQEDEQDKLEEEEEEEREVEEEDEEETREKNEREEEEEQDLEEEEDEEETEEERQEEDEERKNDYEKRKEEHGQGDDDDKNCVGIEKRKKKCTRRSESISTPRGKRYKRNVSRKRIGDLLSPGHMDPIVGHQYGDQPLLLDDELDTEEPRLELELKPKCSYGDPFADQRYNSKSVSLDEYEPTEFSIDGTIRTKQDVFSLAPFRRSSSSKKNDSKEENDPRNIDYDNLPDEKTNRIENRLLSNYNLSRCINTANQDTCEDCLPSKLTSSISRGQIGDNEDNGNAERETELERKMQREKRQEKDEEAKDKDLFGSSPFSPCGFANPFVHRTLSNCVQKDEPGPAVRGFEIGESLCDSNRDKVSFCPNQSRTPMNVHSLGEATFRGVTNEYGHSKDLFGSVPFDDFAALRPDEQQPQQPQPQPQPQRLYPQQLPPSMTNFVEGTLNMVRSDKAVMSNVARSTPSVDSTYSIPPIQRIQSIPPVQRAPRTIVHHSNSMSRPDGIQLNVSAMSPEPLVSSEDIPKHKRDKFKSEKSKYQLIDENHGDAVNVLPSSLLSYKGKSACHKKTAKTKKCSVVVTAGFSNLSFEDFPSDENEEKRIKTPQRITPFEVVREPEKRFGSLKRRSNPFT; translated from the exons ATGAAGaaacttttttcaaaaatagaaaacacgTCGAAAGAACCGAACAGTTATTTAGGAAAGGTCTTTGTGGTAGGACGTTACACGGTGACTGTTGAAGATGTTTTGGCAGAAG gaGGATTCGCTATTGTGTTTCTGGTTAAATCTTCAAATGGACGTTACGCGCTTAAACGCATGTATGTCAACAATGAGCAGGATCTCAATGTTTGTAAAAGAGAGATACAAATTGCG aGTAATTTGAATGgtcataaaaatatcatagGATACGTGGATAGCAGTATATCTCACATTGGTGGCGGTGTTCATGAACTGTTGCTTTTAATGCCTTATTGCAAGTCTCAAGTTCTACAGATGATGAATAAcag GTTACAAACTGGCTTCACTGAATCCGaagttttacaaatattttgcgaTGTTTGTGAAGCTGTTTCTAGATTACATCATTGTCAGACCCCGATAATACATAGAGATCTAAAG gtggaaaatatattgtattccGATGCTGGTCATTATGTTTTATGCGATTTTGGTTCGGCAACAGCGAAAGTTCTTAATCCCAGTGTACAAGGTGCTGCTGTAgttgaagaagaaattaagaagTATACAACTCTTAGTTATAGAGCACCTGAAATGGTTGATATGTATTCTGGGGAATCGATTACAACAAAAGCCGATATATGg GCGCTGggttgtttattatataaattgtgttTCTTCACATTGCCGTTTGGAGAAAGCATGCTCGCTATTCAGTCAGGAAATTTCACTATACCCGACAATTCGCG atatagtaGAAGCCTTCATTGTCTGATTCGTTATATGCTTGAGCCGGATCCTGATAGCCGCCCTGACATTTACCAAGTTTCTGTGATTGCTTTCCAAATCCAGGGCAAGGAGTGCCCTGTACAGAACTTACAT AAAGTACCAACTCCAGTTTTGGAATCATTACCCTACCCATGTACGGAGTCTGAAAACGTAAAGAGAGCATCGCTGGTGAAAACACCAAAACCGTCTCCTGTAACTACTGTCGAAGGTACTTCGGTAACGCCGCGACAACGGCCGAAAGGACAAGTTGTGAGCACTGGCCCCATAAGTTTAAGCGGGCAGATCGTCAGTCAAATTTCTGGCCAGGGAAATCAATCGCAGTCGCAGCAGCAACCTCAATCGCAACCGCAACCACAACCGCAGTCACAGCCGAGTCCGCAGTCGCAGCAGCAACCGCAGTCGCAGTCACAACCGCAGTTACAACCGCAATcgcagccgcagccgcagTCGCAGCCACAAACTGCATCACAAACATACATAGGACAGAGCGTACAACAAAATGTTCAATCACTGGCGGTAAACGCGAAAATGGCTCATCAAGCGACACCACCGACATCCTTTGCGCAAGCTCCTTCCGGCTCATTTGGTCAATCGCAACAGGGTCAACAATCTCAGTACAGTCAATCACAGAATCCTATCGTTGGTCATTCTCCGGTGACTGTCCCGGAAAAAAGTCAATTTTACTTCGACTCGAAGACTGGGAGCAATGTGAACGAAGAGAATTTGGAAGCGCTCTTTCCACCATCGg GGTACCCTGATCCGTTCAAGGATGATACACGAACTATGCCACCGCCTGCAAAAATACCGCCCCCTGTAGCTCCGAAACCCGCCAAATCACTCCCCAAAGTGTCCAGTATTTCCTCTACTTCCAGTTGTCTGCCTCCAATGTTTCCACCCGTTACTCCGTTGGCATCGAAATTGAACATTCCAGTGGGATCTGGCATGACTGCTCCTCCGACAGCACCGCCCACGTTACCGAAACCAGTAAACAAGACAGAAAGTTTAAGTCAACATATAAGTCTGAGCACTTCTCCGCCCGATAGTCCGACGGTATTGTCTTGCGTACGTCACAGGAGGAACGTTAGCGATACAAGTGCTTTCAACAA AGCATTCGCAAGCGAAACAACACAGTTTCTGGCACCGTATGAAGCATCGGTGAAGTCGCGCTCGGAAGATGACACATCACCCGAAGTTGTAACCGATATAAGGCCTTGTTTAGGAACTAGCGCTTCGCATGTACGTATT GGTGAACTTTCGAGTGTAATAGCTACGGAAGGGAGATCATTGAGCGCAGACGTAGCCAATTGGAATCCCTTTGAGGATACGCAGCCGTTCGATCAGTTAACAGAGGATCACATTTTCGGCGcagaatttgataaaattcgaCGAGGCAGTAATACGAGTATTAGCGGAGTAAAAAGTCGTGAAAGTCTGGTTATGACGTGTACAGAATTACCGGATGATCCATTTCAATCCGCACCTTTCAGTTTGCCAA GaggaaagaagaataaaatcgGATCGAAGACTGCGGCACTTGCTGGAG acCTATCTGCAAACGGTAGATCAAGAGTACCTTTGAATCAGTGGAATTCAGGGATCAACTGCGTCGAAGTCGATGAGAATAAGATCCTCTTGACAAACAGTGCTGCTTCTCCGCCTTTTGTTCAGGCCCCTATGGAAGACAGATCCAAGTACGAGAAGCTGACGTTCGTTGCCGGCGATATGTCCAGTGACAGCGACAAAGAGGTGACGCAACAACGAATTAAacaaaagaggaaaagagcgAAAAACGTGTTGCGTAGAAATATGAAGAAGGTACAGGAAACTAGCAATCTAATGAACAAAGTTGATGCCAACGTGAATGTGAATGGCCTTGACAAGAGTTCGTATGGAAAACTTGAGAATCAGAGAAGCCGCAAAGATCGAGGGTGCGAAAGCACAAGACAACAAACTGTTCGAGATAATGACAACGATAAGCAAGATCAGGAGGATGAGCAAGATAAGctggaggaagaagaggaagaggagagggAAGTAGAGGAAGAAGATGAGGAAGAGACAAGGGAGAAAAATGAGagggaagaagaggaggagcaGGACCTcgaagaagaggaggacgaggaggaaaCTGAAGAGGAAAGGCAGGAAGAAGATGAAGAGAGGAAAAACGATTATGAGAAACGCAAGGAAGAACATGGACAGGGAGACGATGATGACAAGAATTGTGTAGGTATTGAAAAGCGCAAGAAAAAATGTACTAGAAGGAGCGAATCTATCAGCACACCGAGAGGGAAACGTTATAAAAGGAACGTGTCGAGAAAGCGTATCGGCGATTTATTGTCACCGGGTCACATGGATCCAATTGTGGGTCATCAGTATGGAGATCAACCTTTACTATTGGACGACGAGCTCGATACGGAGGAGCCTAGATTGGAATTGGAATTGAAACCAAAGTGTTCGTACGGTGATCCATTTGCCGATCAACGATACAATTCGAAGTCTGTGTCTTTGGACGAATATGAGCCAACAGAATTTTCAATAGACGGAACGATCCGGACCAAGCAAGACGTTTTTTCGTTAGCTCCATTCCGAAGATCGAGCAGTTCCAAAAAAAATGACAGCAAAGAAGAAAACGACCCTAGAAATATTGACTACGATAACTTGCCTGACGAAAAAACGAATCGTATCGAGAACAGATTACTGTCCAATTACAATTTATCTCGATGCATTAACACAGCGAATCAAGATACTTGCGAAGACTGCTTACCGTCCAAATTAACGTCGAGCATTAGTCGTGGACAAATTGGAGATAATGAGGATAACGGTAATGCGGAGCGAGAAACAGAACTGGAGAGAAAAATGCAACGAGAAAAACGACAAGAGAAAGATGAAGAAGCAAAAGATAAAGATTTGTTCGGTTCCTCTCCTTTTAGCCCATGCGGTTTCGCAAATCCCTTCGTGCATCGAACACTATCGAATTGCGTTCAAAAGGATGAGCCTGGTCCGGCGGTCAGAGGTTTTGAGATCGGAGAATCATTGTGCGACAGTAACCGCGACAAAGTTTCCTTTTGTCCTAATCAATCGCGGACCCCTATGAATGTTCATTCCCTAGGAGAAGCTACCTTTCGCGGCGTGACGAACGAATACGGCCATTCCAAAGATCTCTTTGGGTCTGTACCGTTCGATGACTTTGCGGCTCTTCGGCCAGATGAGCAGCAGCCACAACAGCCACAACCGCAACCACAACCACAAAGACTGTACCCTCAACAGTTGCCTCCGTCGATGACAAATTTTGTAGAAGGTACTTTGAACATGGTACGATCCGACAAGGCCGTGATGTCTAATGTGGCTCGATCGACACCTTCGGTGGATTCTACATATTCGATTCCGCCGATTCAGCGGATTCAATCGATACCGCCTGTTCAACGGGCACCTCGAACTATCGTCCATCATTCCAACAGCATGTCCAGACCCGATGGTATACAGCTCAATGTTTCCGCAATGTCGCCAGAACCATTGGTCAGCTCCGAGGATATACCGAAACACAAAAGGGACAAATTTAAATCGGAAAAGTCAAAGTATCAATTGATAGACGAGAATCATGGGGACGCCGTCAATGTTCTACCTTCGAGCTTATTGTCCTACAAAGGCAAATCCGCGTGTCACAAGAAAACCGCCAAGACGAAAAAGTGTTCGGTTGTTGTTACAGCTGGCTTCAGCAACCTAAGCTTCGAAGATTTTCCAAGTGACGAGAACGAGGAGAAGCGAATCAAGACGCCGCAGAGAATCACGCCTTTCGAAGTTGTCAGAGAGCCCGAGAAACGGTTTGGATCGTTGAAAAGGCGAAGCAATCCGTTCACTTGA
- the Nak gene encoding numb-associated kinase isoform X2: MKKLFSKIENTSKEPNSYLGKVFVVGRYTVTVEDVLAEGGFAIVFLVKSSNGRYALKRMYVNNEQDLNVCKREIQIASNLNGHKNIIGYVDSSISHIGGGVHELLLLMPYCKSQVLQMMNNRLQTGFTESEVLQIFCDVCEAVSRLHHCQTPIIHRDLKVENILYSDAGHYVLCDFGSATAKVLNPSVQGAAVVEEEIKKYTTLSYRAPEMVDMYSGESITTKADIWALGCLLYKLCFFTLPFGESMLAIQSGNFTIPDNSRYSRSLHCLIRYMLEPDPDSRPDIYQVSVIAFQIQGKECPVQNLHKVPTPVLESLPYPCTESENVKRASLVKTPKPSPVTTVEGTSVTPRQRPKGQVVSTGPISLSGQIVSQISGQGNQSQSQQQPQSQPQPQPQSQPSPQSQQQPQSQSQPQLQPQSQPQPQSQPQTASQTYIGQSVQQNVQSLAVNAKMAHQATPPTSFAQAPSGSFGQSQQGQQSQYSQSQNPIVGHSPVTVPEKSQFYFDSKTGSNVNEENLEALFPPSGYPDPFKDDTRTMPPPAKIPPPVAPKPAKSLPKVSSISSTSSCLPPMFPPVTPLASKLNIPVGSGMTAPPTAPPTLPKPVNKTESLSQHISLSTSPPDSPTVLSCVRHRRNVSDTSAFNKAFASETTQFLAPYEASVKSRSEDDTSPEVVTDIRPCLGTSASHGELSSVIATEGRSLSADVANWNPFEDTQPFDQLTEDHIFGAEFDKIRRGSNTSISGVKSRESLVMTCTELPDDPFQSAPFSLPRGKKNKIGSKTAALAGDLSANGRSRVPLNQWNSGINCVEVDENKILLTNSAASPPFVQAPMEDRSKYEKLTFVAGDMSSDSDKEVTQQRIKQKRKRAKNVLRRNMKKVQETSNLMNKVDANVNVNGLDKSSYGKLENQRSRKDRGCESTRQQTVRDNDNDKQDQEDEQDKLEEEEEEEREVEEEDEEETREKNEREEEEEQDLEEEEDEEETEEERQEEDEERKNDYEKRKEEHGQGDDDDKNCVGIEKRKKKCTRRSESISTPRGKRYKRNVSRKRIGDLLSPGHMDPIVGHQYGDQPLLLDDELDTEEPRLELELKPKCSYGDPFADQRYNSKSVSLDEYEPTEFSIDGTIRTKQDVFSLAPFRRSSSSKKNDSKEENDPRNIDYDNLPDEKTNRIENRLLSNYNLSRCINTANQDTCEDCLPSKLTSSISRGQIGDNEDNGNAERETELERKMQREKRQEKDEEAKDKDLFGSSPFSPCGFANPFVHRTLSNCVQKDEPGPAVRGFEIGESLCDSNRDKVSFCPNQSRTPMNVHSLGEATFRGVTNEYGHSKDLFGSVPFDDFAALRPDEQQPQQPQPQPQPQRLYPQQLPPSMTNFVEGTLNMVRSDKAVMSNVARSTPSVDSTYSIPPIQRIQSIPPVQRAPRTIVHHSNSMSRPDGIQLNVSAMSPEPLVSSEDIPKHKRDKFKSEKSKYQLIDENHGDAVNVLPSSLLSYKGKSACHKKTAKTKKCSVVVTAGFSNLSFEDFPSDENEEKRIKTPQRITPFEVVREPEKRFGSLKRRSNPFT, translated from the exons ATGAAGaaacttttttcaaaaatagaaaacacgTCGAAAGAACCGAACAGTTATTTAGGAAAGGTCTTTGTGGTAGGACGTTACACGGTGACTGTTGAAGATGTTTTGGCAGAAG gaGGATTCGCTATTGTGTTTCTGGTTAAATCTTCAAATGGACGTTACGCGCTTAAACGCATGTATGTCAACAATGAGCAGGATCTCAATGTTTGTAAAAGAGAGATACAAATTGCG aGTAATTTGAATGgtcataaaaatatcatagGATACGTGGATAGCAGTATATCTCACATTGGTGGCGGTGTTCATGAACTGTTGCTTTTAATGCCTTATTGCAAGTCTCAAGTTCTACAGATGATGAATAAcag GTTACAAACTGGCTTCACTGAATCCGaagttttacaaatattttgcgaTGTTTGTGAAGCTGTTTCTAGATTACATCATTGTCAGACCCCGATAATACATAGAGATCTAAAG gtggaaaatatattgtattccGATGCTGGTCATTATGTTTTATGCGATTTTGGTTCGGCAACAGCGAAAGTTCTTAATCCCAGTGTACAAGGTGCTGCTGTAgttgaagaagaaattaagaagTATACAACTCTTAGTTATAGAGCACCTGAAATGGTTGATATGTATTCTGGGGAATCGATTACAACAAAAGCCGATATATGg GCGCTGggttgtttattatataaattgtgttTCTTCACATTGCCGTTTGGAGAAAGCATGCTCGCTATTCAGTCAGGAAATTTCACTATACCCGACAATTCGCG atatagtaGAAGCCTTCATTGTCTGATTCGTTATATGCTTGAGCCGGATCCTGATAGCCGCCCTGACATTTACCAAGTTTCTGTGATTGCTTTCCAAATCCAGGGCAAGGAGTGCCCTGTACAGAACTTACAT AAAGTACCAACTCCAGTTTTGGAATCATTACCCTACCCATGTACGGAGTCTGAAAACGTAAAGAGAGCATCGCTGGTGAAAACACCAAAACCGTCTCCTGTAACTACTGTCGAAGGTACTTCGGTAACGCCGCGACAACGGCCGAAAGGACAAGTTGTGAGCACTGGCCCCATAAGTTTAAGCGGGCAGATCGTCAGTCAAATTTCTGGCCAGGGAAATCAATCGCAGTCGCAGCAGCAACCTCAATCGCAACCGCAACCACAACCGCAGTCACAGCCGAGTCCGCAGTCGCAGCAGCAACCGCAGTCGCAGTCACAACCGCAGTTACAACCGCAATcgcagccgcagccgcagTCGCAGCCACAAACTGCATCACAAACATACATAGGACAGAGCGTACAACAAAATGTTCAATCACTGGCGGTAAACGCGAAAATGGCTCATCAAGCGACACCACCGACATCCTTTGCGCAAGCTCCTTCCGGCTCATTTGGTCAATCGCAACAGGGTCAACAATCTCAGTACAGTCAATCACAGAATCCTATCGTTGGTCATTCTCCGGTGACTGTCCCGGAAAAAAGTCAATTTTACTTCGACTCGAAGACTGGGAGCAATGTGAACGAAGAGAATTTGGAAGCGCTCTTTCCACCATCGg GGTACCCTGATCCGTTCAAGGATGATACACGAACTATGCCACCGCCTGCAAAAATACCGCCCCCTGTAGCTCCGAAACCCGCCAAATCACTCCCCAAAGTGTCCAGTATTTCCTCTACTTCCAGTTGTCTGCCTCCAATGTTTCCACCCGTTACTCCGTTGGCATCGAAATTGAACATTCCAGTGGGATCTGGCATGACTGCTCCTCCGACAGCACCGCCCACGTTACCGAAACCAGTAAACAAGACAGAAAGTTTAAGTCAACATATAAGTCTGAGCACTTCTCCGCCCGATAGTCCGACGGTATTGTCTTGCGTACGTCACAGGAGGAACGTTAGCGATACAAGTGCTTTCAACAA AGCATTCGCAAGCGAAACAACACAGTTTCTGGCACCGTATGAAGCATCGGTGAAGTCGCGCTCGGAAGATGACACATCACCCGAAGTTGTAACCGATATAAGGCCTTGTTTAGGAACTAGCGCTTCGCAT GGTGAACTTTCGAGTGTAATAGCTACGGAAGGGAGATCATTGAGCGCAGACGTAGCCAATTGGAATCCCTTTGAGGATACGCAGCCGTTCGATCAGTTAACAGAGGATCACATTTTCGGCGcagaatttgataaaattcgaCGAGGCAGTAATACGAGTATTAGCGGAGTAAAAAGTCGTGAAAGTCTGGTTATGACGTGTACAGAATTACCGGATGATCCATTTCAATCCGCACCTTTCAGTTTGCCAA GaggaaagaagaataaaatcgGATCGAAGACTGCGGCACTTGCTGGAG acCTATCTGCAAACGGTAGATCAAGAGTACCTTTGAATCAGTGGAATTCAGGGATCAACTGCGTCGAAGTCGATGAGAATAAGATCCTCTTGACAAACAGTGCTGCTTCTCCGCCTTTTGTTCAGGCCCCTATGGAAGACAGATCCAAGTACGAGAAGCTGACGTTCGTTGCCGGCGATATGTCCAGTGACAGCGACAAAGAGGTGACGCAACAACGAATTAAacaaaagaggaaaagagcgAAAAACGTGTTGCGTAGAAATATGAAGAAGGTACAGGAAACTAGCAATCTAATGAACAAAGTTGATGCCAACGTGAATGTGAATGGCCTTGACAAGAGTTCGTATGGAAAACTTGAGAATCAGAGAAGCCGCAAAGATCGAGGGTGCGAAAGCACAAGACAACAAACTGTTCGAGATAATGACAACGATAAGCAAGATCAGGAGGATGAGCAAGATAAGctggaggaagaagaggaagaggagagggAAGTAGAGGAAGAAGATGAGGAAGAGACAAGGGAGAAAAATGAGagggaagaagaggaggagcaGGACCTcgaagaagaggaggacgaggaggaaaCTGAAGAGGAAAGGCAGGAAGAAGATGAAGAGAGGAAAAACGATTATGAGAAACGCAAGGAAGAACATGGACAGGGAGACGATGATGACAAGAATTGTGTAGGTATTGAAAAGCGCAAGAAAAAATGTACTAGAAGGAGCGAATCTATCAGCACACCGAGAGGGAAACGTTATAAAAGGAACGTGTCGAGAAAGCGTATCGGCGATTTATTGTCACCGGGTCACATGGATCCAATTGTGGGTCATCAGTATGGAGATCAACCTTTACTATTGGACGACGAGCTCGATACGGAGGAGCCTAGATTGGAATTGGAATTGAAACCAAAGTGTTCGTACGGTGATCCATTTGCCGATCAACGATACAATTCGAAGTCTGTGTCTTTGGACGAATATGAGCCAACAGAATTTTCAATAGACGGAACGATCCGGACCAAGCAAGACGTTTTTTCGTTAGCTCCATTCCGAAGATCGAGCAGTTCCAAAAAAAATGACAGCAAAGAAGAAAACGACCCTAGAAATATTGACTACGATAACTTGCCTGACGAAAAAACGAATCGTATCGAGAACAGATTACTGTCCAATTACAATTTATCTCGATGCATTAACACAGCGAATCAAGATACTTGCGAAGACTGCTTACCGTCCAAATTAACGTCGAGCATTAGTCGTGGACAAATTGGAGATAATGAGGATAACGGTAATGCGGAGCGAGAAACAGAACTGGAGAGAAAAATGCAACGAGAAAAACGACAAGAGAAAGATGAAGAAGCAAAAGATAAAGATTTGTTCGGTTCCTCTCCTTTTAGCCCATGCGGTTTCGCAAATCCCTTCGTGCATCGAACACTATCGAATTGCGTTCAAAAGGATGAGCCTGGTCCGGCGGTCAGAGGTTTTGAGATCGGAGAATCATTGTGCGACAGTAACCGCGACAAAGTTTCCTTTTGTCCTAATCAATCGCGGACCCCTATGAATGTTCATTCCCTAGGAGAAGCTACCTTTCGCGGCGTGACGAACGAATACGGCCATTCCAAAGATCTCTTTGGGTCTGTACCGTTCGATGACTTTGCGGCTCTTCGGCCAGATGAGCAGCAGCCACAACAGCCACAACCGCAACCACAACCACAAAGACTGTACCCTCAACAGTTGCCTCCGTCGATGACAAATTTTGTAGAAGGTACTTTGAACATGGTACGATCCGACAAGGCCGTGATGTCTAATGTGGCTCGATCGACACCTTCGGTGGATTCTACATATTCGATTCCGCCGATTCAGCGGATTCAATCGATACCGCCTGTTCAACGGGCACCTCGAACTATCGTCCATCATTCCAACAGCATGTCCAGACCCGATGGTATACAGCTCAATGTTTCCGCAATGTCGCCAGAACCATTGGTCAGCTCCGAGGATATACCGAAACACAAAAGGGACAAATTTAAATCGGAAAAGTCAAAGTATCAATTGATAGACGAGAATCATGGGGACGCCGTCAATGTTCTACCTTCGAGCTTATTGTCCTACAAAGGCAAATCCGCGTGTCACAAGAAAACCGCCAAGACGAAAAAGTGTTCGGTTGTTGTTACAGCTGGCTTCAGCAACCTAAGCTTCGAAGATTTTCCAAGTGACGAGAACGAGGAGAAGCGAATCAAGACGCCGCAGAGAATCACGCCTTTCGAAGTTGTCAGAGAGCCCGAGAAACGGTTTGGATCGTTGAAAAGGCGAAGCAATCCGTTCACTTGA
- the LOC144470543 gene encoding uncharacterized protein LOC144470543, protein MNERRAECVLAVLYVSSAILSVTSMVSLVTVWQYWIWALDVCISVDCGCILYGINTFHTFMGGDVKLCQFGVYGLIPAILFGLCLGGYHGYRCCISRNFDKPTQIQEDAARNLKGVNQVATVVIRRKGRSPFKHWIPVGFLAIFICCLSLAHAVVMTDGYYKTCEQYRKRLIHLLGSTGHEAEVIHNRLSCGPIFDFMDYLQPDETYWRRDKQIDTGFALRLAIVSTWLNYSAWTFICLLSVIMARRRLCCC, encoded by the exons ATGAACGAAAGACGAGCAGAATGCGTATTGGCCGTGTTGTACGTATCATCCGCAATTTTGTCTGTGACCTCGATGGTCAGTTTGGTCACCGTCTGGCAATATTGGATATGGGCCTTGGACGTGTGTATCAGCGTCGACTGCGGTTGCATACTTTACGGTATCAATACTTTCCATACTTTTATGGGCGGCGACGTGAAACTCTGCCAGTTCGGAGTGTACGGTTTAATCCCGGCAATCCTGTTCGGTCTATGCCTCGGCGGCTATCACGGATACAGATGTTGCATCAGTCGAAATTTCGATAAACCTACGCAAATCCAAGAAGACGCGGCGAG aAACCTGAAGGGCGTTAATCAAGTGGCGACGGTGGTGATCAGACGGAAAGGTAGAAGCCCGTTCAAACATTGGATACCGGTCGGGTTtctcgctatttttatttgctgtttATCGTTGGCGCACGCGGTCGTCATGACCGATGGTTACTATAAAACCTGCGAACAGTACAGGAAAAGACTGATTCACCTGTTAGGTTCGACAGGTCACGAAGCCGAG GTGATACACAACAGGCTCTCGTGCGGGCCAATTTTTGACTTTATGGATTATTTACAGCCAGACGAGACTTATTGGAGACGTGATAAACAAATTGACACCGGTTTCGCTCTTCGTTTAGCGATAGTATCCACGTGGCTCAATTATTCCGCTTGGACATTTATATGTTTACTGAGCGTAATAATGGCGCGCAGAAGGCTGTGCTGTTGCTAA